One Actinosynnema pretiosum DNA segment encodes these proteins:
- a CDS encoding Imm1 family immunity protein yields the protein MVTLQAIFDRATAERPFLIRTQSDLDELVERVRAASADHPCPSIVEITNADDPYRSPVLNAGIGADRGFVHENWRPERATRGAPGATGSVAYDVQGNTADVPADREVPLDVVRAVLADHLAHDGRIPPDHPLLNIVS from the coding sequence ATCTTCGACCGGGCGACCGCCGAGCGCCCCTTCCTCATCCGCACCCAGTCCGACCTCGACGAGCTCGTCGAACGGGTGCGCGCGGCGTCAGCCGACCACCCCTGCCCCAGCATCGTCGAGATCACCAACGCCGACGACCCGTACCGCTCCCCCGTCCTCAACGCGGGCATCGGCGCGGACCGGGGGTTCGTCCACGAGAACTGGCGCCCCGAGCGCGCCACCAGGGGCGCACCGGGCGCGACCGGCTCCGTCGCCTACGACGTGCAGGGCAACACCGCCGACGTCCCCGCCGACCGCGAGGTCCCCCTGGACGTGGTCCGCGCCGTCCTCGCCGACCACCTGGCCCACGACGGGCGCATCCCGCCCGACCACCCCCTCCTCAACATCGTTAGCTAG
- a CDS encoding aldo/keto reductase family protein, with translation MEFRRLGRSGLNISEISYGNWLTHGSQVEEEQALACVRAALDAGITTFDTADVYANTKAEAVLGRALKGERRASLEIFTKVFWPTGPKGPNDKGLGRKHIMESIDASLERLGTDYVDLYQAHRFDQTVPLEETMTAFADVVRSGKALYIGVSEWSAEQIARGAALARELKVPFISNQPQYSMLWRVIEPQVVPTSEREGLSQIVWSPVAQGVLTGKYLPGQQAPAGSRAADESGSKAISSFMRDEVLEKVQKLKPLAEEAGLTMAQLAVAWVLQNPNVASAIIGASRPEQVTDNVKAAGVKLEPELLEKIDAVLEGVVESNPGLTKAP, from the coding sequence ATGGAGTTCCGACGCCTCGGCCGCAGCGGCCTCAACATCAGCGAGATCTCGTACGGCAACTGGCTCACCCACGGGTCGCAGGTCGAGGAGGAGCAGGCGCTCGCGTGCGTCCGCGCCGCGCTCGACGCGGGCATCACCACGTTCGACACCGCCGACGTCTACGCCAACACCAAGGCGGAGGCCGTGCTCGGGCGGGCGCTCAAGGGTGAGCGGCGGGCCTCGTTGGAGATCTTCACGAAGGTCTTCTGGCCCACCGGGCCCAAGGGCCCGAACGACAAGGGCCTCGGCCGCAAGCACATCATGGAGTCGATCGACGCCTCCCTGGAGCGCCTCGGCACCGACTACGTGGACCTCTACCAGGCCCACCGCTTCGACCAGACCGTCCCGCTCGAGGAGACGATGACGGCGTTCGCCGACGTCGTCCGCTCCGGCAAGGCCCTCTACATCGGCGTCTCCGAGTGGAGCGCCGAGCAGATCGCGCGCGGCGCCGCGCTGGCCCGCGAGCTGAAGGTCCCCTTCATCTCCAACCAGCCCCAGTACTCGATGCTGTGGCGCGTCATCGAGCCGCAGGTCGTCCCGACCTCCGAGCGCGAGGGCCTGTCCCAGATCGTCTGGTCCCCGGTCGCCCAGGGCGTCCTGACCGGCAAGTACCTGCCCGGCCAGCAGGCGCCCGCGGGCTCGCGCGCGGCCGACGAGTCCGGCTCCAAGGCGATCTCCTCGTTCATGCGCGACGAGGTGCTGGAGAAGGTCCAGAAGCTCAAGCCGCTCGCCGAGGAGGCCGGGCTGACCATGGCGCAGCTCGCCGTCGCCTGGGTGCTGCAGAACCCGAACGTGGCCTCGGCGATCATCGGCGCGTCCCGCCCCGAGCAGGTCACCGACAACGTGAAGGCCGCGGGCGTGAAGCTGGAGCCCGAGCTGCTGGAGAAGATCGACGCCGTGCTCGAGGGCGTCGTGGAGAGCAACCCCGGCCTGACCAAGGCCCCGTAG